In bacterium 336/3, the following proteins share a genomic window:
- a CDS encoding malate synthase gives MQAYEIKASGVYQEVLTPEAIAFLAHLHKKFNSTRKSLLEKRTQRALAITQGELPNFLAETQDIRNGNWQVASIPQDLQDRRVEITGPVDKKMVINALNSGAKVFMADFEDANSPTWDNCLQGQINLRDAILRKIDFVAENGKEYKLKDKVAVLKVRPRGWHLVEKHFLVENEPISASLFDFGLFFFHNAKTLLAKGTAPYFYLPKMESHLEARLWNDVFVEAQNYLHIPAGTIKATVLIETILAAYEMEEIIYELREHLAGLNAGRWDYIFSTIKKLHHLPTAYFPDRSQITMQVGFMRAYAQKLVKTCHKRGAHAMGGMSAFIPSRKDEEVNKNAYAKVRSDKELEAQNGYDGTWVAHPDLVAIAQEAFDKVLGQAPHQKHVMRKDVNVSAEDLRNFAIEGGKITEQGLRANIHVGILYIESWLSGVGAAALYNLMEDAATAEISRAQVWQWLKTAAKLDDGRVIDKTLYETLLAEEIEKCKVYLGAERVQTGKLTQAIEIFNNLATQEHFEEFLTIPAYELL, from the coding sequence ATGCAAGCCTATGAAATTAAAGCAAGTGGTGTGTATCAAGAAGTTTTAACCCCTGAAGCCATTGCATTTTTAGCTCATTTACATAAAAAATTTAATTCAACCCGAAAAAGCCTTTTAGAAAAAAGAACACAAAGAGCTTTGGCTATTACTCAAGGAGAATTACCAAACTTTTTAGCAGAAACACAAGACATTAGAAATGGAAATTGGCAAGTAGCTTCTATTCCACAAGATTTGCAAGACCGTAGAGTTGAAATTACTGGTCCTGTCGATAAAAAAATGGTTATCAATGCCCTAAATTCTGGAGCTAAAGTTTTTATGGCTGATTTTGAAGATGCGAACTCTCCTACTTGGGATAACTGCTTGCAAGGTCAGATTAATTTAAGAGATGCTATTTTAAGAAAAATTGACTTCGTAGCTGAAAATGGTAAAGAATATAAATTAAAAGACAAAGTAGCTGTTTTAAAAGTTCGTCCAAGAGGCTGGCATTTGGTAGAGAAGCATTTTTTAGTAGAAAATGAACCTATTTCAGCATCTTTATTCGATTTTGGACTTTTCTTTTTCCATAACGCCAAAACACTTCTTGCCAAAGGTACAGCTCCTTACTTTTATCTTCCAAAAATGGAAAGCCATTTAGAAGCTCGTCTGTGGAACGATGTATTTGTGGAAGCTCAAAACTATTTACACATTCCAGCAGGAACTATCAAGGCTACAGTTCTGATAGAAACTATTTTGGCAGCCTATGAAATGGAGGAAATTATTTATGAATTGAGAGAACATTTGGCAGGGCTTAATGCTGGTCGTTGGGATTATATCTTTAGTACAATTAAAAAGCTACATCATTTGCCTACAGCGTACTTTCCAGATAGAAGTCAGATAACTATGCAGGTAGGTTTTATGCGAGCTTATGCTCAAAAACTTGTAAAAACTTGTCATAAAAGAGGGGCTCATGCAATGGGTGGAATGTCTGCTTTTATTCCAAGCAGAAAGGATGAGGAAGTAAATAAAAATGCTTATGCCAAAGTTCGTTCTGACAAAGAATTAGAAGCTCAAAATGGCTATGATGGTACATGGGTTGCTCACCCCGATTTGGTAGCCATTGCCCAAGAAGCTTTTGATAAGGTTTTAGGACAAGCCCCTCATCAGAAGCATGTGATGAGAAAAGATGTAAATGTTTCTGCTGAAGATTTAAGAAATTTTGCCATTGAAGGTGGAAAAATCACAGAACAGGGACTCAGAGCTAATATTCATGTAGGTATTTTGTATATTGAGTCGTGGCTTTCGGGTGTTGGGGCTGCTGCTTTGTATAATTTGATGGAAGATGCTGCCACTGCCGAAATTTCGAGGGCTCAGGTGTGGCAATGGCTCAAAACTGCTGCAAAACTCGATGATGGTAGAGTTATTGATAAAACTCTTTATGAAACTCTTCTTGCAGAAGAAATAGAAAAATGCAAAGTCTATTTAGGTGCAGAAAGAGTACAAACTGGTAAACTTACTCAAGCCATTGAAATATTCAATAATTTAGCTACACAAGAGCATTTTGAGGAATTTTTGACGATTCCAGCATACGAATTGCTATAA
- a CDS encoding alkylhydroperoxidase: protein MAQFTVPQREEVSENNQAIFDNLKSALGMVPNLYATMAYSNTGLENYLNFQNGKTSLSKKEKEVVNLVVSQVNECLYCQSAHTLLGKMNGFTEEQIIEIRQGKASFDSKLDVLAKFTKAVTLNKGKVDDLTLQTFLNAGYTKGSIVDVIIAVADKVVMNYLHNLTQIPIDFPVAVELEAVANKN, encoded by the coding sequence ATGGCACAATTCACAGTTCCCCAAAGAGAAGAAGTTTCTGAAAACAATCAAGCTATTTTTGATAATCTCAAAAGTGCTTTGGGTATGGTACCTAATTTGTATGCAACCATGGCATACAGCAACACAGGTTTAGAAAATTATCTTAATTTCCAAAATGGAAAAACATCTTTAAGCAAAAAAGAAAAGGAAGTAGTAAACTTGGTTGTAAGCCAAGTCAATGAATGTTTGTATTGTCAATCTGCTCATACGCTTTTGGGTAAAATGAATGGTTTTACAGAAGAGCAAATCATCGAAATACGTCAAGGAAAAGCTTCTTTTGATAGTAAATTAGATGTTTTAGCAAAGTTTACGAAAGCTGTTACTTTAAACAAGGGAAAAGTAGATGATTTGACACTCCAAACATTTTTGAATGCTGGTTATACCAAAGGTAGTATTGTAGATGTAATTATTGCTGTGGCAGATAAGGTAGTAATGAATTATCTTCATAATCTTACCCAAATTCCAATTGATTTTCCTGTGGCAGTAGAATTGGAAGCAGTTGCAAACAAAAATTAA
- a CDS encoding AraC family transcriptional regulator: MSYTLINPQNGHLAFKILPFENNNHFDHVQRLGYYSLILILEGNGKLKADFSDYQFHKNTMMCFSPYQPFMIDSSVLQGICLHFHPDFFCIHKHQQEVACNGVLFNNIYNPPFIEIDPQQTTYFLSLIEQMKEEMQNVSLAQYELLVSHLKIFLIKASRIKIEQNPEAQNAYGENEQPFILQNLKEAIESNFKIKHSASEYADLLNISSKSLAKICKNYFNKTLTDLISERIIIEAKRELYMTSKTVKEIAYELGYQDEYYFSRFFKTNADVSPQIYRETVGFAKAEA; encoded by the coding sequence ATGAGTTATACCTTGATAAACCCTCAAAATGGACATTTGGCTTTCAAAATTTTGCCTTTTGAAAATAATAATCATTTTGACCATGTTCAACGTTTGGGATATTATAGCTTGATTTTAATTTTGGAGGGGAATGGTAAGCTGAAGGCTGATTTTTCTGATTATCAATTTCATAAGAATACTATGATGTGTTTTTCGCCTTATCAGCCTTTCATGATTGATAGCAGTGTTTTACAAGGAATATGTTTGCATTTTCATCCTGACTTTTTTTGTATTCATAAACACCAGCAAGAAGTGGCTTGTAATGGGGTACTTTTTAATAATATTTATAATCCACCTTTTATAGAAATTGACCCACAACAAACAACATATTTTCTTTCTTTGATTGAACAAATGAAAGAGGAAATGCAAAATGTTAGTTTGGCTCAATATGAACTTTTAGTTTCTCATCTGAAAATCTTTTTAATCAAGGCTTCACGTATCAAGATAGAGCAAAATCCAGAAGCTCAAAATGCTTATGGAGAAAATGAACAGCCTTTTATTTTACAAAACTTAAAAGAAGCTATTGAATCCAACTTTAAAATCAAACATTCTGCAAGTGAATATGCTGATTTACTAAATATCTCATCAAAATCTTTGGCTAAAATTTGTAAAAATTATTTTAATAAAACACTAACAGACTTAATTTCAGAACGAATAATTATTGAAGCAAAAAGAGAGTTGTATATGACTTCTAAAACTGTAAAAGAAATTGCTTATGAGTTAGGCTATCAGGACGAATACTATTTTAGTCGTTTTTTTAAAACAAATGCAGATGTTTCTCCTCAAATTTATCGTGAAACTGTTGGTTTTGCAAAAGCCGAAGCATAA
- a CDS encoding nitroreductase: protein MSLQETINELIKSRRSTYPAQFDNSKIIDDTIIWQILENANYAPTHKKTEPWRFVVFKGEGLKKLAQFQADLYKEKNTGDKFSESTYQKLLTNPLKASHIIAIGMKRHEGVPEVEEIEAVACAVQNIYLSITAYEIGGYWGSGGVTYYPEAKSFFGLGEEDKLLGFFYLGHIAKESPESQRKPVQEKVTWIE from the coding sequence ATGTCTTTACAAGAAACTATCAACGAGCTTATCAAAAGCCGTCGTTCTACTTATCCTGCTCAATTCGACAACTCTAAAATAATAGATGATACTATTATTTGGCAAATTTTAGAAAATGCTAATTATGCTCCTACTCACAAAAAAACAGAGCCTTGGCGTTTTGTAGTGTTTAAAGGAGAGGGTTTAAAAAAATTAGCTCAATTTCAAGCTGATTTATACAAAGAAAAAAATACTGGTGATAAGTTTAGTGAAAGTACATATCAAAAACTACTTACCAACCCACTCAAAGCCTCTCATATCATAGCTATTGGCATGAAACGCCACGAAGGAGTTCCTGAAGTAGAAGAAATTGAAGCTGTGGCTTGTGCTGTTCAGAATATTTATTTATCCATAACAGCCTATGAAATAGGTGGTTATTGGGGTAGTGGTGGTGTAACTTACTATCCTGAAGCCAAGTCGTTTTTCGGTTTGGGCGAAGAGGATAAACTACTTGGTTTTTTCTATCTGGGGCATATTGCCAAAGAATCACCTGAATCGCAAAGAAAACCTGTTCAAGAAAAAGTAACATGGATAGAATAA
- a CDS encoding GTP-binding protein TypA, translated as MNIRNIAIIAHVDHGKTTLVDKIIHSAKLFRENQQFDDLILDNNELERERGITIVSKNVSIRYKGTKINIIDTPGHADFGGEVERVLKMADGVLLLVDAFEGPMPQTRFVLTKAIQLGLKPVVIINKVDKPNCRPDEVHEHVFDLMFNLGATEDQLDFVTIYGSAKQGWMGYDWKQPTDNITALLDTIINVIPAPKIAEGALQMQVTSLDYSSFVGRIAIGRVYRGTVKPNAQIALCKADGSIKKMRIKEVQTFEGLGKANAEEVKAGDICAITGLEEFEIGDTIADIENPEPMPRISIDEPTMSMLFTINNSPFFGKEGKFVTSRHLRERLLKETEKNLALRVEFTDREDSFIVYGRGILHLSILIETMRREGYELQVGQPRVLFKEIDGQRHEPIETLVVDVPEEFAGKVIELSTQRKGELQIMEPKGDLQHLEFKIPSRGLIGLRNLVLTSTQGEAVMTHRFTAYEPFKGNIPERISGSIISKDSGPATAYSIDKLQDRGYFFIDPGEEIYGGQIIGEHTRGSDLVVNVQTGKKLTNVRASGTDDSVKIAPKVQFSLEEAMEYIQKDEYVEITPTAIRMRKIYLDENERKRMEKQ; from the coding sequence ATGAATATTCGCAACATTGCTATTATTGCTCACGTTGACCATGGAAAAACCACTTTGGTAGATAAGATAATTCATTCTGCCAAACTATTCAGAGAAAACCAACAATTTGATGACCTTATCCTTGATAACAACGAGTTAGAAAGAGAAAGAGGTATTACTATCGTTTCTAAAAATGTATCTATTCGTTATAAAGGTACTAAAATTAATATTATTGATACTCCTGGTCACGCCGATTTTGGTGGAGAAGTAGAGCGTGTACTTAAAATGGCAGATGGAGTTCTTTTGCTTGTAGATGCTTTTGAGGGTCCTATGCCTCAAACTCGTTTTGTATTGACAAAAGCTATTCAGTTAGGCTTAAAACCAGTCGTGATTATCAATAAAGTAGATAAACCCAACTGTCGCCCTGATGAAGTACATGAGCATGTTTTTGATTTGATGTTCAACTTGGGAGCAACAGAAGACCAATTAGATTTTGTAACTATTTATGGTTCAGCAAAACAAGGTTGGATGGGTTATGACTGGAAACAGCCAACAGATAATATTACAGCTCTTTTAGATACTATTATTAATGTAATTCCTGCACCTAAAATAGCTGAGGGTGCTTTACAAATGCAAGTTACATCTTTAGATTATTCAAGCTTTGTAGGTAGAATAGCCATTGGTCGTGTATATAGAGGAACTGTGAAACCCAATGCTCAAATTGCACTTTGTAAGGCAGATGGTTCTATTAAGAAAATGCGTATCAAAGAAGTACAAACTTTTGAAGGTTTGGGAAAAGCCAATGCTGAAGAAGTGAAAGCAGGTGATATTTGTGCAATTACAGGTTTAGAAGAATTTGAAATTGGTGATACAATTGCAGACATAGAGAATCCTGAACCTATGCCTCGTATCTCAATTGATGAGCCTACGATGAGTATGCTTTTTACCATCAATAACTCGCCATTTTTTGGTAAAGAAGGTAAATTTGTTACTTCAAGACATTTGAGAGAAAGATTATTAAAGGAAACTGAAAAAAATCTAGCTCTAAGAGTAGAATTTACAGATAGAGAGGATTCATTTATAGTGTATGGACGTGGTATTTTGCACTTGTCTATCCTTATCGAAACTATGCGTAGAGAAGGTTATGAGTTGCAAGTGGGACAGCCCAGAGTGTTATTCAAAGAAATAGATGGACAACGTCATGAGCCTATCGAAACATTGGTAGTAGATGTTCCTGAAGAATTTGCAGGTAAAGTAATAGAACTTTCTACACAACGTAAAGGGGAACTCCAAATCATGGAGCCAAAAGGCGATTTACAACATTTAGAGTTTAAAATACCTTCTCGTGGCTTGATTGGACTTAGAAATTTAGTGCTTACCTCTACACAAGGTGAAGCTGTTATGACACACCGTTTCACAGCCTATGAGCCTTTCAAAGGAAACATTCCTGAACGTATCAGTGGTTCAATTATTTCTAAAGATTCAGGTCCTGCTACAGCATACTCTATTGATAAATTACAAGATAGAGGATATTTCTTCATCGATCCAGGAGAGGAAATTTATGGTGGTCAGATTATAGGCGAACACACAAGAGGTTCTGACTTAGTTGTGAATGTACAGACAGGTAAAAAACTTACCAACGTAAGAGCTTCAGGTACAGACGATAGTGTAAAAATTGCTCCAAAAGTTCAATTCTCTTTAGAAGAAGCTATGGAATATATACAAAAGGATGAATACGTAGAAATTACACCTACGGCTATTCGTATGCGTAAAATATACCTCGATGAGAATGAGCGTAAGAGAATGGAAAAACAATAA
- a CDS encoding glyoxalase, producing MVKFAYTILYVQDVTKAIEFYEKAFGFTRKFITPENDYGELLVGETTLSFTSVELAKLNLADGFIESNVINKPFGIEIGFTTDNVEKTVITATNAGAIIVEDPKIKPWGQTVAYLRDLDGFLIEICTPMS from the coding sequence ATGGTAAAGTTTGCTTATACAATATTGTATGTTCAAGATGTAACAAAAGCTATTGAGTTTTATGAAAAAGCGTTTGGTTTTACACGGAAATTTATAACACCAGAGAATGATTATGGAGAACTTTTAGTAGGTGAAACAACACTTTCATTTACTTCAGTTGAATTGGCAAAACTAAATTTAGCAGATGGGTTTATAGAGAGCAATGTAATCAATAAACCTTTTGGAATTGAAATAGGTTTTACAACGGATAATGTGGAGAAAACGGTCATAACAGCAACTAATGCAGGTGCAATAATTGTTGAAGATCCAAAAATTAAACCTTGGGGGCAAACAGTTGCATATTTAAGAGATCTTGATGGTTTTTTAATTGAGATCTGTACACCAATGAGTTAA
- a CDS encoding SAM-dependent methyltransferase has protein sequence MDNTNRKNHWETVYETKNPNQVSWTQEIPKTSLEFIHSFGLTKDAKIIDIGGGDSKLVDYLLDEGFENITVLDISAKALEKVKNRLGEKANKVNWIVSDVTTFEPNTTFDVWHDRAAFHFLTTTEQIAKYIDTARKFVKGYLIIGTFSENGPTKCSGLEIKQYSEQTLTEELKNGFDKIHCVTENHTTPFNTIQNFVFCSFKRQENQ, from the coding sequence ATGGATAACACAAATAGAAAAAATCATTGGGAAACAGTTTATGAAACAAAAAACCCAAACCAAGTAAGTTGGACACAAGAAATACCCAAAACTTCATTAGAGTTTATCCATTCTTTTGGTCTAACAAAAGATGCTAAAATCATAGATATTGGTGGTGGTGATAGCAAACTTGTAGATTATTTGCTTGATGAAGGATTTGAAAATATAACTGTTTTAGACATTTCGGCAAAAGCACTTGAAAAAGTAAAAAATCGCTTAGGCGAAAAGGCAAATAAAGTAAACTGGATAGTGAGTGATGTAACAACATTTGAACCAAATACAACTTTTGATGTTTGGCATGATAGAGCAGCTTTTCACTTTCTGACTACGACTGAACAAATTGCAAAATACATAGATACAGCAAGAAAATTTGTGAAAGGTTATTTAATCATTGGAACTTTTTCAGAGAACGGACCAACCAAATGCAGTGGATTGGAAATCAAGCAATATTCAGAACAAACACTAACAGAGGAACTTAAAAATGGTTTTGATAAAATTCATTGTGTAACAGAAAATCATACAACACCTTTCAATACAATTCAAAACTTTGTATTTTGTAGTTTTAAACGACAAGAAAATCAATAA
- a CDS encoding cytochrome C peroxidase: protein MKCLSSILTFVLIFSSCKKKEEQKPDIYASIKFEKPTNFPDTKYNIADNSPTPAGFKLGKALFYDGILSRDGSISCGTCHQQSFAFTHHEHDVSHGIDDKLGQRNAPALQNLAWYNTFGWDGGVNHLDFFSVQPVQNPVEMDEKLSNVLEKLRNHATYPKLFKDAFGDEEITTDRFLKALSQFMLMMVSNNSRYDKYLAGKATLSDSEMKGLQLFENKCSSCHQGVLFTDLSFRDNGLSPTARQDVGREKITLLTTDKYKFKVPSLRNIEFSRPYMHDGRFSTLEQVLNHYQTGVKNNPNLDPLLKKPNGTFGIDLTEEEKINIIAFLKTLTDETFLKDERFSEFNNTVK, encoded by the coding sequence ATGAAATGCTTATCATCAATCCTTACTTTTGTCTTAATTTTCTCATCTTGTAAAAAGAAAGAAGAACAAAAACCAGATATTTATGCTTCTATCAAATTTGAGAAGCCTACAAACTTTCCTGATACCAAGTACAATATTGCTGATAACTCTCCCACTCCAGCAGGTTTTAAGCTTGGAAAAGCCTTGTTTTATGATGGAATTCTTTCAAGAGATGGCTCTATTAGCTGTGGAACATGCCACCAACAAAGTTTTGCTTTTACTCATCATGAGCATGATGTAAGCCATGGGATTGATGATAAACTTGGACAACGAAATGCTCCAGCTCTTCAGAATTTGGCTTGGTACAATACTTTTGGTTGGGATGGTGGTGTAAATCATTTAGATTTCTTTTCTGTACAACCTGTGCAAAATCCTGTGGAAATGGACGAAAAGCTTTCCAATGTTTTAGAAAAACTCCGAAATCATGCTACTTATCCCAAACTGTTCAAAGATGCTTTTGGTGATGAAGAAATAACTACAGATAGATTTCTCAAGGCTCTTTCGCAGTTTATGCTTATGATGGTTTCTAACAACAGCCGATACGATAAATATTTAGCAGGAAAAGCGACTCTTTCAGATTCTGAAATGAAAGGTTTACAACTTTTTGAAAACAAATGTTCTTCCTGTCATCAGGGTGTTTTGTTTACAGATTTGAGTTTTAGAGATAATGGACTTTCTCCTACGGCTCGTCAAGATGTAGGCAGAGAAAAAATAACCCTTTTAACAACAGACAAGTACAAATTTAAAGTTCCAAGTCTTAGAAATATTGAGTTTTCAAGACCTTATATGCATGATGGTAGATTTTCAACACTCGAACAAGTTTTGAATCATTATCAAACAGGTGTCAAGAACAATCCTAATCTTGACCCTCTACTCAAAAAACCTAATGGTACATTTGGTATAGACTTAACAGAAGAAGAAAAAATCAATATTATTGCATTCTTGAAAACTCTTACAGATGAAACGTTCTTAAAAGATGAACGTTTTTCGGAGTTTAACAATACAGTAAAGTAA
- a CDS encoding alginate O-acetyltransferase — protein MVFASLVFLCFFLPLNLLIYYASNNNTYRNIVLTAFSLVFYAWGEPIWVGLLVFTCFVDYLNGLWIEKARGTRWAKGGVIVSVIVNLSALIGFKYSGFIYENINAVFGTNFDIPKIALPVGISFYVFQTLSYIIDVYRDGVKAQRSFTKFLLFVSLYHQLVAGPIVRYVHIAHEIDNRRFNWIDMSAGIHRFCIGLFKKVAIANVAGEFVKKYLDGNLADISVGEGWFGIIMFSIQIYFDFSGYSDMAIGLGRMFGFHYHENFNYPYIAKSATEFWRRWHISLGTFFRDYVYIPLGGNKKNAYLNLFIVWGLTGMWHGASWNFILWGLYFGVLIFIEKIFLLKIIEKIPAFFGHIYLLFAAILGWALFYFTDLNKLIQFFKLLFGASNAPLWNYELSFVLQENMFWILVAFILCMPVYMWVGRWVAREMKYSQKLYPWVLSMAFQFVLLILSIAMLVGNTYNPFIYYRF, from the coding sequence ATGGTTTTTGCAAGTCTGGTTTTTTTGTGCTTTTTTCTTCCCCTCAATTTATTAATTTACTACGCTTCTAATAACAATACATACAGGAATATTGTTTTAACAGCCTTCTCTTTGGTATTTTATGCTTGGGGTGAACCTATTTGGGTGGGTTTGCTTGTTTTTACTTGTTTTGTAGATTATCTCAATGGTTTATGGATTGAAAAGGCAAGAGGTACTCGGTGGGCTAAGGGAGGTGTCATTGTCTCAGTGATAGTCAATTTATCAGCACTGATAGGTTTTAAATACAGTGGTTTTATTTACGAAAATATTAATGCTGTTTTTGGGACAAACTTCGATATTCCTAAAATAGCCTTGCCTGTTGGGATTTCGTTTTATGTATTTCAAACACTTTCGTACATTATTGATGTGTATAGAGATGGCGTGAAGGCTCAACGTTCATTTACGAAGTTTTTGTTGTTTGTGAGTTTGTATCATCAACTTGTAGCAGGTCCCATTGTTCGTTATGTACACATAGCTCACGAGATAGACAATAGACGCTTCAATTGGATTGATATGAGTGCTGGTATTCATAGATTTTGTATTGGACTATTTAAAAAAGTAGCCATTGCCAACGTTGCAGGCGAATTTGTAAAAAAATACTTGGATGGGAATTTAGCAGATATTTCGGTAGGTGAGGGCTGGTTTGGGATTATTATGTTTTCTATTCAAATCTATTTCGATTTTTCGGGTTATTCGGATATGGCAATTGGTTTGGGTAGAATGTTTGGCTTTCATTATCACGAAAATTTCAACTATCCTTATATTGCTAAGTCAGCTACGGAGTTTTGGCGTAGATGGCATATTTCGTTGGGTACGTTTTTTAGAGATTATGTATATATTCCGTTGGGTGGAAATAAGAAAAATGCTTATTTAAACTTGTTTATTGTTTGGGGACTTACAGGCATGTGGCATGGGGCAAGCTGGAATTTTATTCTGTGGGGTTTGTATTTTGGGGTTCTTATTTTTATAGAAAAGATATTTTTACTCAAAATTATAGAGAAAATACCTGCATTTTTTGGACACATTTATCTGCTTTTTGCAGCCATCTTGGGTTGGGCTTTGTTTTATTTTACAGACTTAAATAAACTAATTCAGTTTTTCAAGCTATTATTTGGAGCTAGCAACGCTCCACTTTGGAACTATGAATTATCTTTTGTTTTGCAAGAAAATATGTTTTGGATACTTGTAGCGTTTATATTGTGTATGCCTGTGTATATGTGGGTAGGCAGATGGGTAGCAAGAGAAATGAAATATAGTCAAAAACTTTATCCTTGGGTACTTTCTATGGCATTTCAGTTTGTACTCTTAATACTTTCTATTGCGATGCTTGTGGGTAATACTTACAATCCGTTTATTTATTATAGATTTTAA
- a CDS encoding Crp/Fnr family transcriptional regulator, whose product MIDFTNLKSHICKRVELSEEELNLFCSFFKLSKIKKRQFIIQPEFVAKYRNYIVQGAFRAYVVADEGQDHTIQFAIEDWWISDYNSYIYQQPATMFVIALEDSLILQISYEDEQKLKSLNHKFETFFRIIAERSTAFMQKRIIMNLTKTAEERFNEFEEKYPLVAQRVPQYALASFLGMTTEYLSKLRNKRITKKS is encoded by the coding sequence ATGATTGATTTTACAAACTTGAAAAGCCATATTTGCAAACGTGTTGAACTCTCAGAAGAGGAATTAAATCTCTTTTGCTCTTTCTTTAAATTGTCGAAAATCAAGAAAAGACAATTTATTATTCAACCTGAATTTGTAGCAAAATATCGAAATTATATTGTTCAAGGAGCTTTTCGGGCATATGTAGTAGCAGATGAGGGGCAAGACCATACCATACAATTTGCTATTGAAGATTGGTGGATTTCAGATTATAATAGCTACATTTATCAACAACCTGCAACTATGTTTGTTATAGCATTGGAAGATAGCTTAATTTTACAAATTTCTTATGAAGATGAACAGAAGTTAAAGTCTCTTAATCACAAATTTGAAACCTTTTTTAGAATTATAGCAGAACGTTCTACAGCATTTATGCAAAAACGAATTATTATGAATCTGACTAAAACAGCTGAAGAACGTTTCAATGAATTTGAAGAAAAATACCCTTTAGTAGCTCAAAGAGTGCCTCAGTATGCGTTGGCTTCATTTCTAGGCATGACAACAGAATATCTATCCAAACTCAGAAATAAAAGAATTACCAAAAAAAGTTGA
- a CDS encoding alkylhydroperoxidase, translating to METLSQAFSVPTRAEVSVNNQAIFDNLQKGLGFVPNLYAYYAKNETALADYLTLQNRKSTLRPKEREIINLVTSQINGCRYCQSAHTVLGKMHGFTEEQILEIRKGTASFDSKLDALAQFTASMVENRGKVSQTAKNTFFEAGYTEANMIDVIIVVGDKIISNYIHNITQLEIDFPVAEEL from the coding sequence ATGGAAACATTATCTCAAGCATTCTCAGTTCCCACCAGAGCAGAAGTTTCAGTAAACAACCAAGCAATTTTTGATAATCTTCAAAAAGGTTTAGGATTCGTTCCGAATCTGTATGCTTATTATGCCAAAAACGAAACAGCTTTAGCAGATTATCTAACACTTCAAAATAGAAAAAGTACTTTGAGACCTAAAGAAAGAGAGATAATCAATTTAGTTACTAGTCAAATCAATGGTTGCAGATACTGCCAGTCAGCTCATACAGTTTTAGGTAAAATGCATGGTTTTACTGAAGAACAAATTCTCGAAATCAGAAAAGGAACAGCCTCCTTTGATAGTAAACTTGATGCTTTGGCTCAATTTACAGCCAGTATGGTAGAAAACAGAGGTAAAGTTAGCCAAACAGCAAAAAATACATTTTTCGAGGCAGGCTATACAGAAGCCAATATGATAGATGTAATCATTGTGGTAGGAGATAAAATCATTAGCAACTATATTCACAATATCACTCAATTAGAAATAGATTTCCCTGTAGCTGAAGAGCTTTAA